The following coding sequences are from one Novosphingobium sp. Gsoil 351 window:
- the dapD gene encoding 2,3,4,5-tetrahydropyridine-2,6-dicarboxylate N-succinyltransferase translates to MHDQLAAAIDSAWDARDSVTPDSSDVRAAVDRALDLLDSGQGRVAEPDGKGGWTVNQWLKKAVLLSFRLNDNAVMDFGSAGAPSFDKVPLKFTGWDAARFREAGIRAVPGAIVRRGAHVGRNVVLMPSFVNIGANVGDGTMIDTWASVGSCAQVGKNCHISAGTGIGGVLEPMQANPTIIGDNCFIGARSEIVEGVIVGEGCVVAMGVFITATSKIVYRETGEVITGHIPPFSVVVPGAMPGKPLPDGRPGPSLSCAVIIKTVDAQTRGKTALNELLRD, encoded by the coding sequence ATGCACGACCAACTCGCCGCCGCAATCGACAGCGCGTGGGATGCGCGCGACAGCGTGACCCCGGACAGCAGCGACGTTCGTGCCGCGGTCGATCGGGCGCTCGACTTGCTCGACAGCGGCCAGGGCCGTGTCGCCGAGCCCGACGGCAAGGGCGGCTGGACGGTCAACCAATGGCTCAAGAAGGCGGTACTGCTGTCGTTCCGGCTCAACGACAATGCAGTGATGGACTTTGGCTCGGCCGGTGCGCCGTCGTTCGACAAGGTGCCGCTCAAGTTCACCGGATGGGACGCAGCGCGCTTCCGCGAGGCCGGCATCCGCGCGGTTCCCGGCGCGATCGTGCGGCGCGGGGCACACGTCGGGCGCAACGTCGTGCTGATGCCCAGCTTCGTAAACATCGGCGCGAACGTTGGTGACGGGACGATGATCGATACCTGGGCGTCTGTCGGATCCTGCGCCCAGGTCGGCAAGAACTGCCACATTTCTGCGGGAACCGGGATCGGTGGGGTGCTCGAACCGATGCAGGCCAACCCGACGATCATCGGCGACAACTGCTTCATCGGCGCGCGGTCCGAGATCGTCGAGGGGGTAATCGTCGGCGAAGGCTGCGTAGTCGCGATGGGCGTGTTCATCACCGCCACAAGCAAGATCGTCTACCGCGAAACCGGCGAGGTCATAACCGGCCACATCCCGCCGTTCAGCGTGGTCGTCCCCGGCGCGATGCCGGGCAAACCGCTGCCCGATGGCCGCCCCGGCCCGTCGCTGTCGTGCGCTGTGATCATCAAGACGGTGGACGCGCAGACCCGCGGCAAGACCGCACTCAACGAGCTGCTGCGCGACTAG
- a CDS encoding thioredoxin family protein, with protein MTLSRFGSLAAIALIGSCSPASDVMAQAGTGGAGPVVVELFQSQGCSSCPPANANVNALAAARSDVIALSYAVTYWDQLGWKDTFAQPAFTERQRAYQRSGQSDGVYTPQVVINGRKALVGTDRGTLNKALAATGPLSGGPTIVRDAGGVTIGAGQGSATVLLVTYDPRVRAVPVKAGENNGRTLPHRNIVTDLHTAGSWNGKRLHIAVPAPKDPALRTVVLIQRGAGGPILAAAKV; from the coding sequence ATGACCCTGAGCAGATTCGGCTCCCTCGCGGCCATCGCCCTGATCGGCTCCTGTTCGCCGGCGAGCGACGTTATGGCTCAGGCAGGCACGGGCGGTGCCGGGCCGGTCGTGGTCGAGCTTTTCCAGAGCCAGGGCTGTTCATCGTGTCCGCCCGCCAACGCCAACGTCAACGCGCTCGCCGCGGCACGGTCCGACGTGATCGCGCTGAGTTACGCGGTAACCTATTGGGATCAGCTCGGTTGGAAGGACACGTTCGCCCAGCCCGCCTTCACCGAGCGTCAGCGCGCCTATCAGCGCAGCGGGCAGAGCGACGGGGTCTATACCCCGCAAGTCGTGATCAACGGGCGCAAGGCGCTGGTCGGGACGGATCGCGGCACCTTGAACAAGGCGCTTGCCGCAACCGGGCCGCTGAGCGGTGGTCCCACGATCGTGCGCGACGCCGGGGGCGTGACGATTGGCGCGGGGCAGGGTTCCGCGACCGTGCTGCTGGTGACCTACGATCCCCGCGTGCGCGCGGTGCCGGTCAAGGCCGGCGAGAACAACGGGCGCACGCTGCCCCATCGCAACATCGTCACCGACCTGCACACCGCGGGATCGTGGAATGGCAAGCGGCTGCATATCGCGGTGCCCGCGCCGAAGGACCCCGCCTTGCGCACCGTCGTTCTTATCCAGAGAGGCGCGGGCGGGCCGATCCTGGCGGCGGCCAAGGTCTAG
- a CDS encoding dipeptidase, translating to MNRIAIPLLALILASPAFAAPARSPEQAAAAALKAAPVWDGHNDVPEQLRDRTGDLLDGFDFTDTRNTAQGGKVAMQTDLSRLKRGHVGAQFWSVYVDYKLAEPEAVRQTIEQIDTIKRLVARYPGELALATSSADVEKAWKAGRIASLIGMEGGGSIGGSLAVLRQMHALGARYMTLAHYKTTAWADSSNDVSRNGGLSDFGKQVVREMQRVGMLVDLSHCSEETMNDALDVAGAPVVFTHSNARAVDGHPRNVPDAVLDRLKNNGGIVMVTAVLNFVSEDYRIWAAELAGEEARLKSLHTGLPDRVAPALAAWTGAHPAPRVTVSQIADHIDHIVKRIGIDHVGVGGDFDGTDETPKGFEDVSAYPNLFAELARRGYSQGDLERISSRNMLRVLRAAEAYAAKHRNDPPIETRAVTAGG from the coding sequence ATGAACCGTATCGCCATTCCGCTGCTCGCCCTGATCCTTGCCAGCCCCGCGTTCGCCGCGCCCGCGCGCAGTCCGGAGCAGGCCGCCGCCGCGGCGCTGAAAGCGGCGCCGGTGTGGGACGGCCACAATGATGTGCCCGAGCAGTTGCGCGACCGCACCGGAGACCTGCTCGACGGGTTCGACTTCACCGATACCCGCAATACCGCACAGGGCGGCAAGGTGGCGATGCAGACCGACCTGAGCCGGCTCAAGCGCGGTCATGTCGGGGCGCAGTTCTGGTCGGTCTATGTCGACTACAAGCTGGCCGAACCCGAGGCGGTGCGCCAGACAATTGAGCAGATCGACACGATCAAGCGTCTGGTCGCGCGCTATCCTGGCGAGTTGGCGCTGGCGACGAGTTCGGCGGACGTCGAGAAGGCGTGGAAGGCTGGCAGAATTGCCTCGCTGATCGGGATGGAGGGTGGCGGTTCGATCGGCGGCAGCCTTGCGGTGCTGCGCCAGATGCACGCGCTGGGCGCGCGCTACATGACGCTGGCGCACTACAAGACCACTGCCTGGGCCGATTCATCTAACGACGTATCCCGTAACGGTGGTCTCAGCGACTTCGGCAAGCAGGTGGTGCGCGAGATGCAGCGGGTGGGGATGCTGGTTGATCTCAGCCATTGCTCCGAGGAAACGATGAACGACGCGCTCGACGTGGCGGGGGCCCCTGTGGTGTTCACCCATTCGAATGCCCGTGCCGTCGATGGCCATCCGCGCAACGTGCCCGATGCGGTGCTCGATCGGCTCAAGAACAATGGCGGGATCGTGATGGTCACGGCGGTGCTCAACTTCGTCAGCGAGGATTATCGAATCTGGGCGGCGGAACTCGCGGGCGAGGAGGCCCGGCTCAAGTCGCTCCACACGGGTCTCCCGGACCGTGTCGCACCCGCGCTCGCGGCGTGGACCGGGGCGCATCCCGCTCCCAGGGTCACCGTTTCGCAGATCGCCGACCACATCGACCACATCGTCAAGCGGATCGGGATCGATCATGTCGGGGTGGGAGGGGACTTCGACGGGACAGACGAGACGCCGAAGGGTTTCGAGGACGTCTCCGCCTATCCCAACCTGTTCGCCGAACTGGCTCGGCGCGGCTATTCACAGGGCGATCTCGAGCGGATTTCCAGCCGCAACATGCTGCGCGTGTTGCGCGCCGCCGAAGCCTACGCGGCAAAGCATCGCAACGATCCGCCGATCGAGACCCGGGCGGTCACGGCCGGCGGCTGA
- a CDS encoding pyridoxamine 5'-phosphate oxidase family protein, with protein MAKTLADISEAMRDIDFCTLATHTAGGAIGARPMSNNRNVDFEGDSWFFTYEDRQMIADIGGDPNVGVTYMGSAGIKGILGAPGAFFHVVGTAQVIRDKAAFAEHWDKSLDRWFPQGVDTPGTVMIKVTAKRLHYWDGEEEGEVKLG; from the coding sequence GTGGCCAAGACCCTCGCTGACATTTCCGAAGCCATGCGCGACATCGATTTCTGCACGCTCGCCACTCACACCGCCGGCGGCGCGATCGGCGCGCGACCGATGAGCAACAATCGCAACGTCGATTTCGAAGGCGATTCGTGGTTCTTCACCTACGAGGACCGCCAGATGATCGCCGACATCGGCGGCGATCCGAACGTCGGCGTGACCTATATGGGCAGCGCCGGGATCAAGGGTATTCTCGGCGCGCCGGGCGCTTTCTTCCACGTCGTCGGCACCGCGCAGGTAATCCGCGACAAGGCTGCATTCGCCGAGCATTGGGACAAATCGCTCGACCGCTGGTTTCCGCAAGGGGTGGATACGCCGGGCACGGTGATGATCAAAGTGACCGCCAAGCGCCTGCACTATTGGGATGGTGAGGAAGAAGGCGAGGTCAAGCTGGGCTAA
- a CDS encoding cyclopropane-fatty-acyl-phospholipid synthase family protein: MSTSLFDRMLARIVRLGVLEVVHADGRVAKFGLPAPGFPQVRIRLTRPGVTTSILRDPRLGAGEAYIAGDLTIEQGDVMELAQLLRANQPWEAGAKLYAPSALRKLLRRAIAAADQVNARARSKANVGHHYDIGYDLYALMLDGEHMQYSCAYWSREDMTLGEAQEAKLAHIAAKLALKPGQQVLDIGGGWGGMAIYLAKHFDVTVTAITLSAEQLALAVAHAKAAGIGDRVKFELADYRDLPASGRRFDRIVSVGMFEHVGRPQFDSFFRICARLLTDDGVMLLHTIGRFGGPGSTDAFTRKYIFPGGYIPALSETVAASEKVRLIASDVETLRLHYARTLRAWHANCVANRAAIEALYDAKFFRMWTFYLAGATAAFESGGMGNYQIQYTRDRHALPLTRGYMGEVEAGLLESRPAPALISAD; the protein is encoded by the coding sequence ATGAGCACATCGCTTTTCGACAGGATGCTCGCTCGGATCGTTCGTCTCGGCGTGCTCGAGGTGGTTCACGCCGACGGGCGCGTCGCCAAATTCGGCCTTCCGGCACCGGGGTTCCCGCAAGTCCGCATCCGCCTGACCCGGCCCGGGGTGACCACCAGCATTTTGCGCGATCCCCGGTTGGGCGCTGGCGAGGCATACATCGCTGGCGACCTGACGATTGAACAGGGCGACGTGATGGAGCTTGCTCAGCTGCTCCGCGCCAACCAACCTTGGGAGGCTGGGGCCAAACTGTACGCGCCCTCAGCCCTGCGCAAGCTGCTGCGCCGGGCGATCGCCGCCGCCGATCAGGTCAACGCCCGTGCCAGATCGAAAGCCAACGTCGGACACCACTACGACATCGGGTACGATCTCTACGCGTTGATGCTCGACGGCGAGCATATGCAATATAGCTGCGCCTATTGGTCGCGCGAGGACATGACCCTGGGCGAGGCTCAGGAGGCCAAGCTCGCCCACATCGCCGCCAAGCTCGCGCTCAAGCCGGGCCAGCAGGTGCTCGACATCGGCGGCGGCTGGGGCGGGATGGCGATCTATCTGGCCAAGCACTTCGACGTGACGGTCACCGCGATCACGTTGAGCGCGGAACAGCTCGCGCTCGCCGTCGCGCATGCTAAAGCCGCCGGGATCGGCGACCGCGTGAAGTTCGAGCTGGCCGACTATCGCGATCTGCCTGCCAGCGGGCGCAGGTTCGACCGAATCGTCTCCGTCGGCATGTTCGAGCATGTCGGGCGCCCGCAGTTCGACTCCTTCTTCCGCATCTGCGCGCGGCTTCTGACCGATGATGGCGTCATGCTGCTCCACACGATCGGCCGCTTCGGCGGCCCGGGGAGCACCGACGCCTTCACCCGCAAATACATCTTCCCTGGCGGCTATATCCCCGCACTCAGCGAGACCGTCGCGGCCAGCGAGAAGGTCCGCCTGATCGCCAGCGACGTCGAGACGCTGCGCCTCCACTACGCCCGCACCCTGCGCGCGTGGCACGCCAACTGCGTGGCCAACCGCGCTGCGATCGAGGCACTGTATGACGCGAAATTCTTCCGAATGTGGACCTTCTACCTCGCCGGCGCTACCGCCGCGTTCGAAAGCGGCGGCATGGGCAACTACCAGATCCAGTACACCCGCGACCGCCACGCGCTGCCGCTGACGCGGGGTTATATGGGAGAAGTGGAGGCGGGACTGCTCGAAAGCAGGCCCGCCCCGGCTTTGATCAGCGCAGACTGA
- a CDS encoding type III PLP-dependent enzyme, with the protein MHHYPDASAVIRATSPDQPVILNRPHAARRAARFFVEKFPGRTLYAVKANPSADLLRVLWDAGVTHYDVASIAEVRLVRATLPEAVLCFMHPVKTASAIREAYAVHGCKVFSLDTQEELEKIVAATDGAEDLTLCVRLRVSSEYSELSLAAKFGADLTEAPALLQATRQVADSLGVCFHVGSQSMSPHAYVQALEKVRAAIVDASVLVDVIDVGGGFPSIYPGMEPPPLEDYFGIIDRTYESLPISYSAELWCEPGRALCAEYNSLIVRVDKRRGSELFINDGAYGALFDAAHVGWRFPVKALREDAAATDEAFSFYGPTCDDLDHMEGPFELPSDMRAGDYIEIGMLGAYGAAMKTAFNGFGESEVYEAGDEPMASQYRGDRRDPRVSDNVVSLR; encoded by the coding sequence TTGCACCATTATCCTGATGCATCGGCTGTAATCCGCGCCACTTCGCCGGACCAACCCGTTATCCTCAATCGCCCGCACGCAGCGCGGCGCGCCGCCCGTTTCTTCGTCGAGAAGTTTCCGGGCCGCACGCTCTATGCGGTCAAGGCCAATCCTTCGGCGGACTTGCTGAGGGTGCTGTGGGATGCCGGGGTCACGCACTACGACGTCGCCTCGATCGCGGAGGTGCGGCTGGTCCGCGCGACGCTGCCCGAGGCCGTCCTGTGCTTCATGCATCCGGTCAAGACCGCCAGCGCGATCCGCGAGGCTTACGCCGTCCACGGCTGCAAGGTGTTCAGCCTCGATACCCAGGAAGAGCTCGAGAAGATCGTCGCCGCGACTGATGGCGCGGAAGACCTGACGCTGTGCGTGCGTCTGCGCGTCTCGTCCGAATATTCCGAGCTCAGCCTCGCCGCCAAGTTCGGCGCCGACCTGACCGAAGCCCCGGCGCTGCTCCAGGCGACGCGCCAAGTCGCCGACAGCCTCGGCGTGTGCTTCCACGTCGGCTCGCAGTCGATGAGCCCGCACGCCTATGTCCAGGCGTTGGAAAAGGTTCGCGCGGCGATCGTCGACGCCTCGGTGCTGGTCGACGTGATCGACGTCGGCGGGGGCTTCCCCTCGATCTATCCGGGGATGGAGCCGCCGCCGCTGGAGGATTACTTCGGGATCATCGACCGGACCTACGAATCGCTGCCGATCTCGTATTCGGCCGAGCTGTGGTGCGAGCCGGGCCGCGCGCTGTGCGCCGAGTACAACTCGCTGATCGTCCGCGTCGACAAGCGCCGCGGGTCCGAGCTGTTCATCAACGACGGCGCCTATGGCGCACTGTTCGATGCCGCGCACGTCGGCTGGCGATTCCCGGTCAAGGCGCTGCGCGAGGATGCTGCGGCCACCGACGAGGCGTTCAGCTTCTACGGCCCGACCTGCGACGACCTCGACCACATGGAAGGCCCGTTCGAGCTGCCGTCCGACATGCGCGCGGGCGACTACATCGAAATCGGCATGCTCGGCGCCTATGGCGCGGCGATGAAGACCGCGTTCAATGGCTTCGGCGAAAGCGAAGTCTATGAGGCGGGCGACGAGCCGATGGCCAGCCAGTACCGCGGCGACCGCCGCGATCCACGGGTGTCGGACAACGTGGTCAGTCTGCGCTGA
- a CDS encoding serine hydrolase: protein MPKEILDGITSDPAMMGWMQGFPPPAAKRIEAAKGNHMRFPWTRWSFSNMREFCPTVRVSRGQGPVTPLPVALRDDIDALPVTLDDGTRTTWAATLPLNFTDAMCVLHRGAVVYERYLGVTRPDSRHIAFSVTKSFLGLIAEMLIAEGRLDPASRVADHLPELAGTGYADATIRQVLDMTTAIDYSEDYADARSGIGDFSLALALTPRAAGYAGPEDMYAYLATLAADGEHGKAFTYRTINTEVLGWIVARIQGERAHEVYSRRIWQPLRMQDDADMLVDPAGTPFTGGGLNPTLRDMARFGEAMRNDGAVGGAQLLAAGPIRAIKSGASGADATRSPHPSLPDLVYRSQWWFFTNGNPVFSARGIHGQAIYVDPAAELTIARFASHPIAANIPNDATTLPVFRALAEHLLRI from the coding sequence ATGCCGAAGGAAATTCTCGACGGGATCACCAGCGATCCGGCGATGATGGGCTGGATGCAGGGTTTCCCGCCGCCCGCCGCCAAGCGGATCGAGGCCGCCAAGGGCAACCACATGCGGTTTCCCTGGACCCGCTGGTCGTTCTCCAACATGCGCGAGTTCTGCCCGACGGTGCGGGTGTCGCGGGGGCAGGGGCCGGTCACCCCGCTGCCGGTGGCGCTCCGGGACGACATCGATGCCCTGCCGGTGACGCTGGACGACGGCACCCGCACGACGTGGGCCGCAACGCTCCCGCTCAACTTCACCGACGCGATGTGCGTGCTGCACCGGGGCGCGGTGGTCTACGAACGCTATCTTGGCGTCACCCGCCCCGACAGCCGCCACATCGCGTTCTCGGTGACCAAGAGCTTTCTCGGCCTGATCGCCGAGATGCTGATCGCCGAGGGCCGGCTCGACCCGGCCAGCCGGGTCGCCGATCACCTGCCCGAGCTGGCGGGCACCGGCTATGCCGACGCGACGATCCGCCAGGTGCTCGATATGACCACCGCGATCGACTATTCCGAGGACTACGCCGACGCGCGCTCGGGCATCGGCGATTTCAGCCTGGCGCTGGCCTTGACTCCGCGCGCTGCCGGCTATGCCGGGCCGGAAGACATGTACGCCTATCTCGCCACGCTGGCGGCGGATGGCGAGCACGGCAAGGCGTTCACCTATCGCACGATCAACACCGAAGTGCTCGGCTGGATCGTCGCGCGGATCCAAGGCGAGCGCGCCCACGAGGTGTATTCGCGACGCATCTGGCAACCGTTGCGCATGCAAGACGATGCCGACATGCTGGTCGATCCCGCGGGCACGCCATTCACCGGCGGCGGCCTCAACCCGACCCTGCGCGACATGGCTCGCTTCGGCGAGGCGATGCGCAACGATGGCGCGGTGGGCGGTGCGCAACTGCTCGCCGCCGGACCCATCCGCGCGATCAAGTCCGGCGCATCGGGGGCCGACGCCACGCGCTCGCCGCACCCCAGTCTGCCCGATCTCGTCTATCGCAGCCAGTGGTGGTTCTTCACCAACGGCAACCCGGTGTTTTCGGCGCGCGGCATCCACGGCCAGGCGATCTACGTCGATCCTGCGGCGGAGCTGACGATCGCCCGATTCGCCTCGCATCCGATCGCCGCAAACATCCCCAACGACGCCACGACATTGCCCGTTTTCCGCGCGCTGGCGGAGCATTTGTTGCGGATTTGA
- a CDS encoding carboxynorspermidine decarboxylase, giving the protein METRAGDPGAFAQFDLSRVDSPAFVVDAARLRANLAILADIRERAGIKVLAALKAFSMWRVAPIVGERLDGVCTSGLWEALLAAEHYQGEIATYCAAYKPDDLPEILRLSDHVIFNSPGQLERFVPQIALARSRGDAFDIGLRINPLHAEGEVPRYDPCAPHSRLGFPVDQLTDEHMEGVDGLHFHTLCEQDFEPLRRTWEATRPRIAKWLPRLKWLNFGGGHHITRADYQRDELVAFLKSVKAETGCELYLEPGEAVALDAGILVGTILDSHWNGMPLAIADISATCHMPDVIEAPYRPAMLGELEAGEEVRLGGPSCLAGDVIGDYRLPFAPEPGQRFAFLDQAHYSMVKTTTFNGVPLPSIWLWDSESDSLEQVRKFGYEDFRDRLS; this is encoded by the coding sequence ATGGAAACCAGAGCGGGAGACCCAGGCGCATTTGCGCAATTCGACCTATCCCGGGTCGATAGTCCCGCGTTCGTGGTCGATGCCGCGCGGCTGCGCGCCAACCTCGCGATCCTTGCCGACATCCGCGAGCGCGCGGGAATCAAGGTGCTCGCCGCGCTCAAGGCGTTTTCGATGTGGCGGGTGGCGCCGATCGTGGGCGAGCGTCTCGACGGGGTCTGCACCTCCGGGTTGTGGGAAGCGCTGCTCGCCGCCGAGCACTATCAGGGAGAGATCGCGACTTATTGCGCGGCCTACAAGCCCGACGACCTGCCCGAAATCCTGCGCCTGTCCGACCATGTCATCTTCAACTCGCCCGGCCAGCTCGAACGCTTCGTGCCCCAGATCGCGCTGGCCCGGTCGCGCGGCGATGCATTCGACATCGGCCTCAGGATCAACCCGCTCCACGCCGAGGGCGAGGTGCCGCGCTATGACCCGTGCGCGCCGCACAGCCGGTTGGGATTTCCGGTCGATCAGTTGACCGACGAGCACATGGAGGGGGTCGACGGGCTCCATTTCCACACGCTGTGCGAGCAGGACTTCGAACCGCTGCGCCGCACCTGGGAGGCGACCCGGCCGCGGATCGCCAAGTGGCTACCCCGTCTCAAGTGGCTCAACTTCGGCGGCGGCCACCACATCACCCGCGCCGACTACCAGCGCGACGAGTTGGTCGCGTTCCTCAAGAGCGTGAAGGCCGAGACCGGCTGCGAACTCTATCTCGAGCCGGGCGAGGCGGTGGCGCTCGATGCGGGCATCCTCGTCGGTACGATCCTCGATTCGCACTGGAACGGGATGCCGCTGGCGATCGCCGACATCTCCGCCACCTGCCACATGCCCGACGTGATCGAGGCGCCGTACCGACCCGCGATGCTGGGTGAGCTAGAGGCGGGCGAGGAGGTCCGCCTCGGCGGCCCGTCATGCCTCGCCGGAGACGTGATCGGCGACTACCGCCTGCCGTTCGCGCCCGAGCCCGGACAGCGCTTCGCCTTCCTGGACCAGGCGCACTATTCGATGGTCAAGACCACCACCTTCAACGGCGTGCCGCTGCCCTCGATCTGGCTGTGGGACAGCGAGAGCGACAGTCTCGAACAGGTGCGCAAGTTCGGTTACGAGGATTTTCGCGACCGGCTGAGCTGA
- a CDS encoding saccharopine dehydrogenase family protein yields the protein MSKVLVIGAGGVGSVAVHKMAMNSEIFSDVHLASRTKSKCDAIAESVKARTGQTVTTYAIDADDVAATTALIRRIEPKLVVNLALPYQDLHIMDACLAAGVNYLDTANYEPRDEAHFEYSWQWAYQDKFKQAGLMALLGSGFDPGVTSVFATWLKKHKLDTIRTLDILDCNGGDHGQHFATNFNPEINIREVTAPARHYENGKWIETPALSTKQQFAFEGVGPKTMYLMYHEELESLAKHLPEIERIRFWMTFGEAYITHLTVLQNIGMTRIDPVLYEGREIIPLQFLKAVLPEPSSLGSTTKGRTNIGDIATGFKDGDERTFYIYQICDHEAAFAETGNQAVSYTTGVPAMVGAAMMLTGTWTGEGVFNMEQFDPDPFLAILGDQGLPWQVKELGGPLGF from the coding sequence ATGTCCAAGGTTCTGGTGATCGGCGCAGGCGGAGTCGGGTCGGTCGCGGTGCACAAGATGGCGATGAATTCCGAGATTTTCTCGGACGTTCACCTCGCAAGCCGGACCAAATCCAAATGCGACGCGATCGCGGAAAGCGTCAAGGCGCGCACCGGGCAAACGGTGACGACTTACGCAATCGACGCCGACGACGTCGCCGCGACCACCGCGCTGATCCGCCGGATTGAGCCCAAGCTCGTCGTCAACCTCGCGCTGCCGTACCAGGACCTCCACATCATGGACGCCTGTCTGGCGGCGGGAGTCAACTACCTCGACACCGCCAACTACGAGCCGCGCGATGAGGCGCACTTCGAATATTCGTGGCAGTGGGCCTATCAGGACAAGTTCAAACAGGCCGGCCTTATGGCGCTGCTCGGCAGCGGGTTCGATCCGGGCGTAACCAGCGTGTTCGCCACCTGGCTGAAGAAGCACAAGCTCGACACGATCCGCACACTCGACATTCTCGACTGCAACGGTGGCGACCACGGCCAGCATTTCGCCACCAACTTCAACCCCGAGATCAACATCCGCGAGGTCACCGCTCCCGCTCGCCATTACGAGAACGGCAAGTGGATCGAGACGCCCGCGCTCAGCACGAAGCAGCAGTTCGCGTTCGAGGGGGTCGGTCCCAAGACGATGTACCTGATGTACCACGAGGAACTCGAAAGCCTCGCGAAGCATCTGCCCGAGATCGAGCGCATCCGGTTCTGGATGACCTTCGGCGAGGCCTACATCACCCACCTGACCGTGCTCCAGAACATCGGGATGACCCGGATCGATCCGGTGCTCTATGAGGGGCGCGAGATCATCCCGTTGCAGTTCCTGAAGGCGGTGCTGCCCGAACCGTCGTCGCTCGGTTCGACCACCAAGGGCAGGACCAACATCGGCGACATCGCCACCGGCTTCAAGGACGGCGACGAGCGGACCTTCTACATCTACCAGATCTGCGACCACGAGGCCGCCTTCGCCGAAACCGGCAATCAGGCGGTCAGCTATACCACCGGGGTTCCGGCGATGGTCGGCGCGGCGATGATGCTGACCGGGACGTGGACGGGAGAGGGCGTGTTCAACATGGAGCAGTTCGATCCCGACCCGTTCCTCGCCATACTGGGCGATCAGGGCCTGCCGTGGCAGGTCAAGGAGCTGGGCGGGCCATTGGGGTTCTGA
- a CDS encoding threonine/serine dehydratase has translation MTVESLRSPTAAQAQRAPTSEGVARAGAKIAALLPPTPLLPLELPSGATVWCKAESLQPIGAFKIRGAWHRLTDLDENERKRGVIGVSSGNHAQGVAWAARRLGIPATIVMPTDAPQVKLANTRALGAEVVLYDRPGGEDRDEVAARLVAERGATLVHAYADPWVIEGQGTVGIEIAAQMIADGLARAGGPPTRIVACCGGGGLSAGLALACPDAEIVPVEPEGWDDVRLSLETGEIQRVPADAPPTACDALQTPATRPINFAILKARCAYGVAVSPAEVRAAQNYAFDRLHLVLEPGGAAALAAVLAGTVPTDGRTAVTLTGGNVDAAAFAKVLASTG, from the coding sequence ATGACCGTTGAAAGTCTCCGTTCCCCGACCGCCGCCCAAGCGCAACGCGCGCCCACGAGCGAGGGCGTGGCCCGCGCCGGGGCAAAGATCGCGGCGCTGCTGCCGCCCACCCCGCTTCTCCCGCTCGAGCTACCGAGCGGCGCGACCGTGTGGTGCAAGGCCGAATCGCTCCAGCCGATCGGCGCGTTCAAGATTCGCGGGGCATGGCACCGGCTGACCGATCTGGACGAGAATGAGCGTAAGCGGGGTGTCATCGGCGTCTCCAGCGGAAACCACGCGCAGGGCGTCGCCTGGGCGGCGCGGCGGCTGGGCATTCCGGCGACGATCGTGATGCCCACCGACGCCCCGCAGGTGAAGCTCGCCAACACCCGCGCGCTGGGCGCCGAAGTCGTGCTCTACGACCGCCCCGGCGGCGAGGATCGCGACGAGGTGGCCGCCCGCTTGGTCGCCGAACGCGGGGCGACGCTGGTCCACGCCTATGCCGATCCGTGGGTGATCGAGGGCCAGGGCACGGTCGGCATCGAGATCGCCGCGCAGATGATCGCCGACGGCCTCGCGCGCGCCGGCGGGCCTCCCACCCGGATCGTCGCGTGCTGCGGTGGCGGTGGGCTCAGCGCCGGCCTCGCCCTCGCCTGCCCCGACGCCGAGATCGTGCCGGTCGAGCCCGAAGGCTGGGACGATGTCAGGCTCAGCCTGGAAACGGGCGAAATCCAGCGCGTGCCCGCCGATGCGCCGCCGACCGCCTGCGATGCGCTCCAGACCCCCGCCACGCGCCCGATCAACTTCGCCATCCTGAAGGCCCGGTGCGCCTATGGCGTCGCGGTATCCCCCGCCGAAGTCCGCGCGGCGCAGAACTATGCGTTCGACCGTCTCCACCTCGTGCTCGAACCCGGCGGCGCGGCGGCATTGGCGGCGGTGCTGGCGGGGACGGTGCCCACCGACGGCCGCACCGCGGTCACCCTCACCGGCGGCAACGTCGATGCCGCGGCGTTCGCGAAAGTGCTCGCCTCGACCGGCTAA